From the genome of Palaemon carinicauda isolate YSFRI2023 chromosome 6, ASM3689809v2, whole genome shotgun sequence, one region includes:
- the LOC137642479 gene encoding uncharacterized protein: protein MKGIQLLFVSCLTVAAFAQDKDNGGNTRFFGGLNQAFGGGLNQGFGGGLGGGFGGINPGFGGGFGGAASQTCRRWCRTPEGQAYCCESNNEPETLPFVKPGQCPPVRPQCPPVRSFAPPQTCSNDSKCGGVDKCCFDRCLEEHVCKPPVGSGGFGGFGFGR from the exons ATGAAG GGAATTCAGCTTTTATTCGTTAGCTGCTTGACTGTGGCTGCCTTTGCACAGGATAAGGATAATGGAGGAAATACACGATTCTTTGGAGGATTAAACCAAGCTTTTGGAGGAGGCCTAAACCAAGGATTTGGAGGAGGTCTTGGAGGAGGGTTTGGAGGCATCAATCCAGGCTTCGGAgggggctttggaggggctgcttcACAGACATGCAGACGTTGGTGCCGAACTCCCGAGGGACAGGCCTACTGCTGCGAGAGCAACAACGAGCCTGAAACCCTTCCCTTCGTCAAGCCAGGTCAATGCCCTCCCGTAAGACCTCAGTGCCCACCCGTTAGGAGCTTTGCCCCTCCACAGACATGCTCCAATGACAGCAAGTGCGGAGGCGTCGACAAGTGCTGCTTCGACAGGTGTCTCGAGGAACACGTTTGCAAACCCCCTGTCGGATCTGGAGGCTTCGGTGGATTCGGTTTTGGAAGATAA
- the LOC137642022 gene encoding ATP-dependent RNA helicase glh-2-like, producing MKGLQVLFVCCVAASAFAQDNQGSQGNQGNTRIFGGLLGGLASGLNNVLGGGGGFGGGNPGFGGGFGGGFNPGFGGGINPGFGGGFGGGLSQTCRRWCRTPEGQAYCCESNNEPDTIPFVKPGQCPPVRPQCPPVRSFAPPQTCSNDSKCGGVDKCCYDRCLQEHVCKPPIGSGGFGGFGGFGR from the exons ATGAAG GGATTACAAGTACTGTTCGTGTGCTGTGTGGCAGCCTCTGCCTTCGCGCAAGACAATCAAGGTAGCCAAGGTAATCAGGGCAACACACGAATCTTTGGAGGACTCCTTGGAGGTCTGGCATCTGGACTGAACAACGTTCTAGGAGGAGGAGGTGGCTTTGGAGGTGGCAATCCAGGATTTGGAGGAGGATTTGGTGGTGGATTTAACCCCGGTTTCGGAGGTGGAATTAACCCAGGCTTTGGCGGAGGATTCGGTGGAGGTTTGTCTCAGACTTGCAGACGTTGGTGCCGAACTCCCGAAGGACAGGCCTACTGCTGCGAGAGCAACAACGAGCCTGACACCATTCCCTTCGTCAAGCCAGGTCAATGCCCTCCAGTAAGACCTCAGTGCCCACCCGTTAGGAGCTTTGCCCCTCCACAGACATGCTCCAACGACAGCAAGTGCGGAGGTGTCGACAAGTGCTGCTACGACAGGTGTCTCCAGGAACATGTGTGCAAACCCCCAATTGGATCTGGAGGCTTTGGTGGATTCGGTGGTTTCGGCCGTTGA
- the LOC137642023 gene encoding ATP-dependent RNA helicase glh-2-like, producing the protein MKGLQVLFVCCVAASAFAQDNQGSQGNQGNTRIFGGLLGGLASGLNNVLGGGGGFGGGNPGFGGGFGGGFNPGFGGGINPGFGGGFGGGLSQTCRRWCRTPEGQAYCCESNNEPDTIPFVKPGQCPPVRPQCPPVRSFAPPQTCSNDSKCGGVDKCCYDRCLEEHVCKPPIGSGGFGGFGGFGR; encoded by the exons ATGAAG GGATTACAAGTACTGTTCGTGTGCTGTGTGGCAGCCTCTGCCTTCGCGCAAGACAATCAAGGTAGCCAAGGTAATCAGGGCAACACACGAATCTTTGGAGGACTCCTTGGAGGTCTGGCATCTGGACTGAACAACGTTCTAGGAGGAGGAGGTGGCTTTGGAGGTGGCAATCCAGGATTTGGAGGAGGATTTGGTGGTGGATTTAACCCCGGTTTCGGAGGTGGAATTAACCCAGGCTTTGGCGGAGGATTCGGTGGAGGTTTGTCTCAGACTTGCAGACGTTGGTGCCGAACTCCCGAGGGACAGGCTTACTGCTGCGAGAGCAACAACGAGCCTGACACCATTCCCTTCGTCAAGCCAGGTCAATGCCCTCCAGTAAGACCTCAGTGCCCACCCGTTAGGAGCTTTGCCCCTCCACAGACATGCTCCAACGATAGCAAGTGCGGAGGCGTTGACAAGTGCTGCTACGACAGGTGTCTCGAGGAACACGTGTGCAAACCCCCAATTGGATCTGGAGGCTTTGGTGGATTCGGTGGTTTCGGCCGTTGA